One genomic segment of Trichoplusia ni isolate ovarian cell line Hi5 chromosome 5, tn1, whole genome shotgun sequence includes these proteins:
- the LOC113494044 gene encoding insulin-like growth factor 2 mRNA-binding protein 1 isoform X2: MSNSVEQQFSELNLSQEDHDQYEQEDHGDQSRSSKVLISGLPLHIRFDNIEPLLSQYGNVQHCDKANSRDANTQAVFITFETPEQAQQAINGLNGCELEGSRLKVEAAEQNTRGGRRGRPGGGRGGGGATGGGSRPTDFPLRLLVQSDMVGAIIGRQGSTIRLITQQSRARVDVHRKDNVGSLEKAITIYGNPENCTNACKRILEVMQQEANNTNKGEICLKILAHNNLIGRIIGKGGNTIKRIMQETDTKITVSSINDINSFNLERIITVKGTIENMAKAESQISAKLRQSYESDLQLAPQSIMFPGLHPMAMMSTGRGFCGAPPPFPPPIYAPLPGQGGAQQGAGDSQETTYLYIPNNAVGAIIGTKGLHIRNIIRFSNASVKIAPLEQDKQGENQSNPQQERKVTIVGSPEAQWKAQYLIFEKMREEGFMSGSDDVRLTVEIVVASSQVGRIIGKGGQNVRELQRVTGSLIKLPEQPQQQQPGGQQQDHDTTVHIVGPFYSVQSAQRRIRAMVAQASAPGRRRAAQPPPVPQ; the protein is encoded by the exons CCGGTCATCAAAGGTACTGATCAGCGGGCTACCCCTGCATATTCGCTTCGACAACATCGAGCCCCTGCTCTCACAGTATGGCAACGTACAACATTGCGACAAAGCGAACTCGCGCGATGCCAACACCCAAGCGGTGTTCATCACGTTCGAGACGCCGGAGCAGGCGCAGCA AGCGATCAATGGATTGAATGGATGCGAGCTGGAAGGTAGTCGGTTGAAAGTTGAGGCGGCTGAGCAGAACACTCGCGGTGGTAGGCGCGGACGCCCTGGCGGCGGccgtggcggcggcggcgccacTGGTGGCGGCTCGCGCCCCACTGACTTCCCTCTGCGACTGCTGGTGCAGAGCGATATGGTCGGCGCCATCATAGGTCGCCAGGGAAGCACCATCCGTCTCATTACACAGCAGAGCCGCGCCCGAGTTGATGTCCACCGTAAGGACAATGTTGGCTCTCTTGAGAAAGCTATTACAATTTATGGCAATCCTGAGAACTGCACTAATGCATGCAAAAGAATATTGGAGGTGATGCAACAGGAAGCCAACAACACCAACAAGGG CGAGATCTGCCTCAAAATTTTGGctcacaataatttaattggtCGTATCATTGGTAAAGGCGGCAACACGATCAAACGGATCATGCAAGAAACTGACACCAAGATCACCGTATCTTCTATTAATGATATTAACAGCTTCAATTTGGAACGCATCATTACCGTGAAAGGTACCATTGAGAATATGGCTAAAGCGGAGTCACAAATTTCAGCCAAATTGCGCCAAAGCTATGAAAGTGATCTGCAG CTGGCGCCGCAAAGCATCATGTTTCCGGGACTGCATCCGATGGCAATGATGTCTACTGGTCGTGGATTCTGTGGCGCTCCTCCGCCGTTCCCGCCGCCTATATATGCTCCTCTGCCGGGCCAGGGCGGCGCGCAACAAGGCGCTGGCGACTCACAG gAAACTACGTACTTGTATATCCCTAATAACGCAGTCGGCGCAATTATTGGCACCAAGGGATTGCACATTCGCAACATCATTCGATTCAGCAATGCATCCGTTAAGATTGCACCGTTGGAACAAGACAAGCAAGGAGAAAATCAAAGCAATCCTCAACAGGAGCGCAAAGTGACCATAGTCGGAAGCCCTGAGGCTCAGTGGaag GCCCAATATCTCATCTTTGAAAAGATGAGAGAAGAAGGTTTTATGTCGGGCTCTGATGATGTGCGGCTGACGGTTGAGATTGTGGTAGCATCGTCCCAAGTGGGCCGCATCATCGGCAAGGGAGGCCAAAACGTGCGGGAACTGCAGCGTGTGACCGGATCGCTTATTAAACTTCCTGAACAGCCGCAACAGCAGCAGCCCGGCGGGCAGCAGCAGGACCACGACACAACAGTGCACATCGTCGGGCCCTTCTATAGCGTGCAG TCGGCGCAGCGACGCATTCGCGCGATGGTTGCACAGGCGAGCGCGccgggccgccgccgcgccgctcaGCCGCCGCCGGTGCCGCAGTAA
- the LOC113494044 gene encoding insulin-like growth factor 2 mRNA-binding protein 1 isoform X3, which yields MDGDLSQGASGDVSPIYDDGRSSKVLISGLPLHIRFDNIEPLLSQYGNVQHCDKANSRDANTQAVFITFETPEQAQQAINGLNGCELEGSRLKVEAAEQNTRGGRRGRPGGGRGGGGATGGGSRPTDFPLRLLVQSDMVGAIIGRQGSTIRLITQQSRARVDVHRKDNVGSLEKAITIYGNPENCTNACKRILEVMQQEANNTNKGEICLKILAHNNLIGRIIGKGGNTIKRIMQETDTKITVSSINDINSFNLERIITVKGTIENMAKAESQISAKLRQSYESDLQMLAPQSIMFPGLHPMAMMSTGRGFCGAPPPFPPPIYAPLPGQGGAQQGAGDSQETTYLYIPNNAVGAIIGTKGLHIRNIIRFSNASVKIAPLEQDKQGENQSNPQQERKVTIVGSPEAQWKAQYLIFEKMREEGFMSGSDDVRLTVEIVVASSQVGRIIGKGGQNVRELQRVTGSLIKLPEQPQQQQPGGQQQDHDTTVHIVGPFYSVQSAQRRIRAMVAQASAPGRRRAAQPPPVPQ from the exons CCGGTCATCAAAGGTACTGATCAGCGGGCTACCCCTGCATATTCGCTTCGACAACATCGAGCCCCTGCTCTCACAGTATGGCAACGTACAACATTGCGACAAAGCGAACTCGCGCGATGCCAACACCCAAGCGGTGTTCATCACGTTCGAGACGCCGGAGCAGGCGCAGCA AGCGATCAATGGATTGAATGGATGCGAGCTGGAAGGTAGTCGGTTGAAAGTTGAGGCGGCTGAGCAGAACACTCGCGGTGGTAGGCGCGGACGCCCTGGCGGCGGccgtggcggcggcggcgccacTGGTGGCGGCTCGCGCCCCACTGACTTCCCTCTGCGACTGCTGGTGCAGAGCGATATGGTCGGCGCCATCATAGGTCGCCAGGGAAGCACCATCCGTCTCATTACACAGCAGAGCCGCGCCCGAGTTGATGTCCACCGTAAGGACAATGTTGGCTCTCTTGAGAAAGCTATTACAATTTATGGCAATCCTGAGAACTGCACTAATGCATGCAAAAGAATATTGGAGGTGATGCAACAGGAAGCCAACAACACCAACAAGGG CGAGATCTGCCTCAAAATTTTGGctcacaataatttaattggtCGTATCATTGGTAAAGGCGGCAACACGATCAAACGGATCATGCAAGAAACTGACACCAAGATCACCGTATCTTCTATTAATGATATTAACAGCTTCAATTTGGAACGCATCATTACCGTGAAAGGTACCATTGAGAATATGGCTAAAGCGGAGTCACAAATTTCAGCCAAATTGCGCCAAAGCTATGAAAGTGATCTGCAG ATGCTGGCGCCGCAAAGCATCATGTTTCCGGGACTGCATCCGATGGCAATGATGTCTACTGGTCGTGGATTCTGTGGCGCTCCTCCGCCGTTCCCGCCGCCTATATATGCTCCTCTGCCGGGCCAGGGCGGCGCGCAACAAGGCGCTGGCGACTCACAG gAAACTACGTACTTGTATATCCCTAATAACGCAGTCGGCGCAATTATTGGCACCAAGGGATTGCACATTCGCAACATCATTCGATTCAGCAATGCATCCGTTAAGATTGCACCGTTGGAACAAGACAAGCAAGGAGAAAATCAAAGCAATCCTCAACAGGAGCGCAAAGTGACCATAGTCGGAAGCCCTGAGGCTCAGTGGaag GCCCAATATCTCATCTTTGAAAAGATGAGAGAAGAAGGTTTTATGTCGGGCTCTGATGATGTGCGGCTGACGGTTGAGATTGTGGTAGCATCGTCCCAAGTGGGCCGCATCATCGGCAAGGGAGGCCAAAACGTGCGGGAACTGCAGCGTGTGACCGGATCGCTTATTAAACTTCCTGAACAGCCGCAACAGCAGCAGCCCGGCGGGCAGCAGCAGGACCACGACACAACAGTGCACATCGTCGGGCCCTTCTATAGCGTGCAG TCGGCGCAGCGACGCATTCGCGCGATGGTTGCACAGGCGAGCGCGccgggccgccgccgcgccgctcaGCCGCCGCCGGTGCCGCAGTAA
- the LOC113494044 gene encoding insulin-like growth factor 2 mRNA-binding protein 1 isoform X1, with the protein MSNSVEQQFSELNLSQEDHDQYEQEDHGDQSRSSKVLISGLPLHIRFDNIEPLLSQYGNVQHCDKANSRDANTQAVFITFETPEQAQQAINGLNGCELEGSRLKVEAAEQNTRGGRRGRPGGGRGGGGATGGGSRPTDFPLRLLVQSDMVGAIIGRQGSTIRLITQQSRARVDVHRKDNVGSLEKAITIYGNPENCTNACKRILEVMQQEANNTNKGEICLKILAHNNLIGRIIGKGGNTIKRIMQETDTKITVSSINDINSFNLERIITVKGTIENMAKAESQISAKLRQSYESDLQMLAPQSIMFPGLHPMAMMSTGRGFCGAPPPFPPPIYAPLPGQGGAQQGAGDSQETTYLYIPNNAVGAIIGTKGLHIRNIIRFSNASVKIAPLEQDKQGENQSNPQQERKVTIVGSPEAQWKAQYLIFEKMREEGFMSGSDDVRLTVEIVVASSQVGRIIGKGGQNVRELQRVTGSLIKLPEQPQQQQPGGQQQDHDTTVHIVGPFYSVQSAQRRIRAMVAQASAPGRRRAAQPPPVPQ; encoded by the exons CCGGTCATCAAAGGTACTGATCAGCGGGCTACCCCTGCATATTCGCTTCGACAACATCGAGCCCCTGCTCTCACAGTATGGCAACGTACAACATTGCGACAAAGCGAACTCGCGCGATGCCAACACCCAAGCGGTGTTCATCACGTTCGAGACGCCGGAGCAGGCGCAGCA AGCGATCAATGGATTGAATGGATGCGAGCTGGAAGGTAGTCGGTTGAAAGTTGAGGCGGCTGAGCAGAACACTCGCGGTGGTAGGCGCGGACGCCCTGGCGGCGGccgtggcggcggcggcgccacTGGTGGCGGCTCGCGCCCCACTGACTTCCCTCTGCGACTGCTGGTGCAGAGCGATATGGTCGGCGCCATCATAGGTCGCCAGGGAAGCACCATCCGTCTCATTACACAGCAGAGCCGCGCCCGAGTTGATGTCCACCGTAAGGACAATGTTGGCTCTCTTGAGAAAGCTATTACAATTTATGGCAATCCTGAGAACTGCACTAATGCATGCAAAAGAATATTGGAGGTGATGCAACAGGAAGCCAACAACACCAACAAGGG CGAGATCTGCCTCAAAATTTTGGctcacaataatttaattggtCGTATCATTGGTAAAGGCGGCAACACGATCAAACGGATCATGCAAGAAACTGACACCAAGATCACCGTATCTTCTATTAATGATATTAACAGCTTCAATTTGGAACGCATCATTACCGTGAAAGGTACCATTGAGAATATGGCTAAAGCGGAGTCACAAATTTCAGCCAAATTGCGCCAAAGCTATGAAAGTGATCTGCAG ATGCTGGCGCCGCAAAGCATCATGTTTCCGGGACTGCATCCGATGGCAATGATGTCTACTGGTCGTGGATTCTGTGGCGCTCCTCCGCCGTTCCCGCCGCCTATATATGCTCCTCTGCCGGGCCAGGGCGGCGCGCAACAAGGCGCTGGCGACTCACAG gAAACTACGTACTTGTATATCCCTAATAACGCAGTCGGCGCAATTATTGGCACCAAGGGATTGCACATTCGCAACATCATTCGATTCAGCAATGCATCCGTTAAGATTGCACCGTTGGAACAAGACAAGCAAGGAGAAAATCAAAGCAATCCTCAACAGGAGCGCAAAGTGACCATAGTCGGAAGCCCTGAGGCTCAGTGGaag GCCCAATATCTCATCTTTGAAAAGATGAGAGAAGAAGGTTTTATGTCGGGCTCTGATGATGTGCGGCTGACGGTTGAGATTGTGGTAGCATCGTCCCAAGTGGGCCGCATCATCGGCAAGGGAGGCCAAAACGTGCGGGAACTGCAGCGTGTGACCGGATCGCTTATTAAACTTCCTGAACAGCCGCAACAGCAGCAGCCCGGCGGGCAGCAGCAGGACCACGACACAACAGTGCACATCGTCGGGCCCTTCTATAGCGTGCAG TCGGCGCAGCGACGCATTCGCGCGATGGTTGCACAGGCGAGCGCGccgggccgccgccgcgccgctcaGCCGCCGCCGGTGCCGCAGTAA
- the LOC113494044 gene encoding insulin-like growth factor 2 mRNA-binding protein 1 isoform X4 — MAYRMAKYRSRSSKVLISGLPLHIRFDNIEPLLSQYGNVQHCDKANSRDANTQAVFITFETPEQAQQAINGLNGCELEGSRLKVEAAEQNTRGGRRGRPGGGRGGGGATGGGSRPTDFPLRLLVQSDMVGAIIGRQGSTIRLITQQSRARVDVHRKDNVGSLEKAITIYGNPENCTNACKRILEVMQQEANNTNKGEICLKILAHNNLIGRIIGKGGNTIKRIMQETDTKITVSSINDINSFNLERIITVKGTIENMAKAESQISAKLRQSYESDLQMLAPQSIMFPGLHPMAMMSTGRGFCGAPPPFPPPIYAPLPGQGGAQQGAGDSQETTYLYIPNNAVGAIIGTKGLHIRNIIRFSNASVKIAPLEQDKQGENQSNPQQERKVTIVGSPEAQWKAQYLIFEKMREEGFMSGSDDVRLTVEIVVASSQVGRIIGKGGQNVRELQRVTGSLIKLPEQPQQQQPGGQQQDHDTTVHIVGPFYSVQSAQRRIRAMVAQASAPGRRRAAQPPPVPQ; from the exons ATGGCATACAGAATGGCGAAATACCGCAG CCGGTCATCAAAGGTACTGATCAGCGGGCTACCCCTGCATATTCGCTTCGACAACATCGAGCCCCTGCTCTCACAGTATGGCAACGTACAACATTGCGACAAAGCGAACTCGCGCGATGCCAACACCCAAGCGGTGTTCATCACGTTCGAGACGCCGGAGCAGGCGCAGCA AGCGATCAATGGATTGAATGGATGCGAGCTGGAAGGTAGTCGGTTGAAAGTTGAGGCGGCTGAGCAGAACACTCGCGGTGGTAGGCGCGGACGCCCTGGCGGCGGccgtggcggcggcggcgccacTGGTGGCGGCTCGCGCCCCACTGACTTCCCTCTGCGACTGCTGGTGCAGAGCGATATGGTCGGCGCCATCATAGGTCGCCAGGGAAGCACCATCCGTCTCATTACACAGCAGAGCCGCGCCCGAGTTGATGTCCACCGTAAGGACAATGTTGGCTCTCTTGAGAAAGCTATTACAATTTATGGCAATCCTGAGAACTGCACTAATGCATGCAAAAGAATATTGGAGGTGATGCAACAGGAAGCCAACAACACCAACAAGGG CGAGATCTGCCTCAAAATTTTGGctcacaataatttaattggtCGTATCATTGGTAAAGGCGGCAACACGATCAAACGGATCATGCAAGAAACTGACACCAAGATCACCGTATCTTCTATTAATGATATTAACAGCTTCAATTTGGAACGCATCATTACCGTGAAAGGTACCATTGAGAATATGGCTAAAGCGGAGTCACAAATTTCAGCCAAATTGCGCCAAAGCTATGAAAGTGATCTGCAG ATGCTGGCGCCGCAAAGCATCATGTTTCCGGGACTGCATCCGATGGCAATGATGTCTACTGGTCGTGGATTCTGTGGCGCTCCTCCGCCGTTCCCGCCGCCTATATATGCTCCTCTGCCGGGCCAGGGCGGCGCGCAACAAGGCGCTGGCGACTCACAG gAAACTACGTACTTGTATATCCCTAATAACGCAGTCGGCGCAATTATTGGCACCAAGGGATTGCACATTCGCAACATCATTCGATTCAGCAATGCATCCGTTAAGATTGCACCGTTGGAACAAGACAAGCAAGGAGAAAATCAAAGCAATCCTCAACAGGAGCGCAAAGTGACCATAGTCGGAAGCCCTGAGGCTCAGTGGaag GCCCAATATCTCATCTTTGAAAAGATGAGAGAAGAAGGTTTTATGTCGGGCTCTGATGATGTGCGGCTGACGGTTGAGATTGTGGTAGCATCGTCCCAAGTGGGCCGCATCATCGGCAAGGGAGGCCAAAACGTGCGGGAACTGCAGCGTGTGACCGGATCGCTTATTAAACTTCCTGAACAGCCGCAACAGCAGCAGCCCGGCGGGCAGCAGCAGGACCACGACACAACAGTGCACATCGTCGGGCCCTTCTATAGCGTGCAG TCGGCGCAGCGACGCATTCGCGCGATGGTTGCACAGGCGAGCGCGccgggccgccgccgcgccgctcaGCCGCCGCCGGTGCCGCAGTAA
- the LOC113494044 gene encoding insulin-like growth factor 2 mRNA-binding protein 1 isoform X5: MSNSVEQQFSELNLSQEDHDQYEQEDHGDQSRSSKVLISGLPLHIRFDNIEPLLSQYGNVQHCDKANSRDANTQAVFITFETPEQAQQAINGLNGCELEGSRLKVEAAEQNTRGGRRGRPGGGRGGGGATGGGSRPTDFPLRLLVQSDMVGAIIGRQGSTIRLITQQSRARVDVHRKDNVGSLEKAITIYGNPENCTNACKRILEVMQQEANNTNKGEICLKILAHNNLIGRIIGKGGNTIKRIMQETDTKITVSSINDINSFNLERIITVKGTIENMAKAESQISAKLRQSYESDLQMLAPQSIMFPGLHPMAMMSTGRGFCGAPPPFPPPIYAPLPGQGGAQQGAGDSQETTYLYIPNNAVGAIIGTKGLHIRNIIRFSNASVKIAPLEQDKQGENQSNPQQERKVTIVGSPEAQWKAQYLIFEKMREEGFMSGSDDVRLTVEIVVASSQVGRIIGKGGQNVRELQRVTGSLIKLPEQPQQQQPGGQQQDHDTTVHIVGPFYSVQRCPEAG; encoded by the exons CCGGTCATCAAAGGTACTGATCAGCGGGCTACCCCTGCATATTCGCTTCGACAACATCGAGCCCCTGCTCTCACAGTATGGCAACGTACAACATTGCGACAAAGCGAACTCGCGCGATGCCAACACCCAAGCGGTGTTCATCACGTTCGAGACGCCGGAGCAGGCGCAGCA AGCGATCAATGGATTGAATGGATGCGAGCTGGAAGGTAGTCGGTTGAAAGTTGAGGCGGCTGAGCAGAACACTCGCGGTGGTAGGCGCGGACGCCCTGGCGGCGGccgtggcggcggcggcgccacTGGTGGCGGCTCGCGCCCCACTGACTTCCCTCTGCGACTGCTGGTGCAGAGCGATATGGTCGGCGCCATCATAGGTCGCCAGGGAAGCACCATCCGTCTCATTACACAGCAGAGCCGCGCCCGAGTTGATGTCCACCGTAAGGACAATGTTGGCTCTCTTGAGAAAGCTATTACAATTTATGGCAATCCTGAGAACTGCACTAATGCATGCAAAAGAATATTGGAGGTGATGCAACAGGAAGCCAACAACACCAACAAGGG CGAGATCTGCCTCAAAATTTTGGctcacaataatttaattggtCGTATCATTGGTAAAGGCGGCAACACGATCAAACGGATCATGCAAGAAACTGACACCAAGATCACCGTATCTTCTATTAATGATATTAACAGCTTCAATTTGGAACGCATCATTACCGTGAAAGGTACCATTGAGAATATGGCTAAAGCGGAGTCACAAATTTCAGCCAAATTGCGCCAAAGCTATGAAAGTGATCTGCAG ATGCTGGCGCCGCAAAGCATCATGTTTCCGGGACTGCATCCGATGGCAATGATGTCTACTGGTCGTGGATTCTGTGGCGCTCCTCCGCCGTTCCCGCCGCCTATATATGCTCCTCTGCCGGGCCAGGGCGGCGCGCAACAAGGCGCTGGCGACTCACAG gAAACTACGTACTTGTATATCCCTAATAACGCAGTCGGCGCAATTATTGGCACCAAGGGATTGCACATTCGCAACATCATTCGATTCAGCAATGCATCCGTTAAGATTGCACCGTTGGAACAAGACAAGCAAGGAGAAAATCAAAGCAATCCTCAACAGGAGCGCAAAGTGACCATAGTCGGAAGCCCTGAGGCTCAGTGGaag GCCCAATATCTCATCTTTGAAAAGATGAGAGAAGAAGGTTTTATGTCGGGCTCTGATGATGTGCGGCTGACGGTTGAGATTGTGGTAGCATCGTCCCAAGTGGGCCGCATCATCGGCAAGGGAGGCCAAAACGTGCGGGAACTGCAGCGTGTGACCGGATCGCTTATTAAACTTCCTGAACAGCCGCAACAGCAGCAGCCCGGCGGGCAGCAGCAGGACCACGACACAACAGTGCACATCGTCGGGCCCTTCTATAGCGTGCAG CGGTGTCCTGAAGCGGGATGA